The region GCAAAGCATGGATTGTGGCCCCTCCAGGAGAGCAGACGTTGTCCTTGAGCTGGCTTGGGTGCTGTTCTGAGGCTAGTAACATCTTGGCAGCCCCCTGCAGTCAGAGAGAGGTTGACAGCTGCAGGTGTCTGCAGGGCAATGCCCCCAACCACTGTAGCACCCATCAGGTCCTACCTACCCGCCCTCAGGGCCCTGCAGGTTGTGGCTTCCCAAGAAGATCAGGAAACAAACTAACCAATAGGGCTTGAGCCCCAAGGCGGACTGCCAGGCGCCGTGGAAGCCCCATCTTCACACCCCCATCAGCCAGGGCATCCAGGGCTGTGAAAGCCTGTGGGGAGAAGGCTCCTGAAGGCTGTCCTGGGCCTCTCTGGGCAGCACCCTTGGGCCTGGagtatggggaggggaggaaaagggcAAAGTGCCAGTTCCCAAAGCCCTGCACCCCCCACACCAgtccttgggggtggggagcaggggcaAATATGTGCTGAGGTCCTGGGAAGTGCCCACTGCCACTAGCTGCCCCTATAGTCCTCACATAGGCAGGGCCACTGCCGCTGAGCCCTGTGACAGCATCAATTAGGTCTTCCTCCACCTCTGTGCAGAAGCCCACACTGCCCAGAAGCTGCTCCAGAAGACTGCCATCCTCCACCTGGGCATGTGTGCCCATCGCATACACGGTGGCCCCCTCTCGAACCACAACTGGAGTATTGGTCATGCAGCGGATGACCTTTGGGGCTGGCTGGAACATCTTCAGCTTCTGGAGGAGAAACCAGAGTGTCTTCCTTGGCCTCCATGTGGGGTGTTGCACACTCCCCCAGCTGGAATGTCTGAGTTCTCGTGGTGGGTCAGGGCACCACACCCCTTTCCCAGATGGAGAGAGCCACGGTTCCCACCCACTCTGTAGCACAAGCTCACACTGCCCTCCAGAGAGCCCACCTTCTCGATGGAGCTGATGGTGACGCCAGCCGCGCAGGACACAACAATATGCCTGTCCTGAATGTCGGCACCAATCTCATCCAGGATGAAGGGGATGATGTGTGGCTTCACCGCCAGGAAAAGCACGTCACTGTGCCGCACTGTTTCCTTGTTGTGGGGTGTCAGGTTCACCCCCAGCTTCTGTGGGGATGCCGAAGTGGGCTCAGCTTGCTCCCGTGGCTATCTAGCCCCCCACCAGCGGCAAGCCCAGCATGGAAAACAGCAGAGACTGCTGGGGATGGGTGTGGGCTCAGGCCCCATGAGGCTCTGACCCTCCCCTAACCACCCTTCCCATTCCGAAACCAAGAAGCTTCCTGCTCTGGACTATGTCCCTTTTGCACACAGAAGGAACACTCCATATGCATCACAGCCCTGGCTTGTCCCACCCTGGACTGCAGCCCCCTCAGGCCCCTGCCTCCAGGTGTGAGTGGCGGTGCCAACTGGGAGCCTGCCCCCGCCCTTGGATCTGAAACCCTAAGTGGTCTTGGCATACCAGAGCTGTGTTCAGCCCCAGGTATGCTGTTCGGCCTCCAGTCTGTGGCCCCAGAGAACCCCTGTGGTGACCCTGCTCAAACTTTAATCCCATGCAGGGAATCCCATTCCACACCAACATCCCCCTCCATAGGTAGTACATGCCCACTACTCACAGCTAGAGAGGCAGGGTCTGCTGAACACCCCAGCTGTGGTTCTGGCCTCACTGAGCAAGGCTGCAGCATCCCTATTCCTGTCAGGACATGTGCCCCCACTCTGGCTGGCCATGCAGGAATTTGGCCTTCCTACCTATCCTCCAGCCTGCACCTACCCTGAGGGCGGACACAGTAGCCAGGTCCATGTCTGGGGAGCTGGCCATTATCTTGTGGGCAGCCAGGACGCCTGTAGGGGACAGAGTTCTTCCCTCAAGGCCGGTCTGGCCTCCTTTCCCCCATTCCCAGAAAGGAGAGTGAAGAAAAATCCCACCTTCCCCAGAGTAAAACAACTCACCTAACCACCCCAAACATATGGAACCTACCATTTCCCAAAGGACTGGCCTGTGACCCACACCCCAACTTTAGCACCCACCAGGGCAGGGCCTACCTGCTGCTGTGAAGCCCTTAGCCAGGGCAAAGGCCAGTTGGCCAGCCCCAATGAAGCCCACGCTCATGATGTTCACAGCTCTTAGCGCTGGCACCAGCTCTGCGGGACAGCTGCGGGATGAGACCCGGCCGGGATGAAGAGCACGTTGCGTGGGGTGGGCGGTGCCAGGCTGGCCACTTTTCCCTTTGCTACCCAGCAGCTGCAGCCCGTTAATTGCTCCAGGCTCCCCACCCAAAGCAGCGGTCCCCGGCCTGCTGACGAGGGTCACCAGGGACTCCTCTGGAGGGGTCCAGGCGCCGAAAGGAGGTGTGACCGGTAAGGAGGAAGAGCGCAGCGAGGCCCCCTCACCAGGGGGGCTCCATCCGGGGTTCCCA is a window of Nycticebus coucang isolate mNycCou1 chromosome 18, mNycCou1.pri, whole genome shotgun sequence DNA encoding:
- the PYCR1 gene encoding pyrroline-5-carboxylate reductase 1, mitochondrial isoform X1, which encodes MSVGFIGAGQLAFALAKGFTAAGVLAAHKIMASSPDMDLATVSALRKLGVNLTPHNKETVRHSDVLFLAVKPHIIPFILDEIGADIQDRHIVVSCAAGVTISSIEKKLKMFQPAPKVIRCMTNTPVVVREGATVYAMGTHAQVEDGSLLEQLLGSVGFCTEVEEDLIDAVTGLSGSGPAYAFTALDALADGGVKMGLPRRLAVRLGAQALLGAAKMLLASEQHPSQLKDNVCSPGGATIHALHVLESGGFRSLLINAVEASCIRTRELQSMADQEVSSAAIKKTVLDKVKLDSPVESSLSPSGCTKLFPRSLAPAGKKD
- the PYCR1 gene encoding pyrroline-5-carboxylate reductase 1, mitochondrial isoform X2; the encoded protein is MLQPCSVRPEPQLGCSADPASLAKLGVNLTPHNKETVRHSDVLFLAVKPHIIPFILDEIGADIQDRHIVVSCAAGVTISSIEKKLKMFQPAPKVIRCMTNTPVVVREGATVYAMGTHAQVEDGSLLEQLLGSVGFCTEVEEDLIDAVTGLSGSGPAYAFTALDALADGGVKMGLPRRLAVRLGAQALLGAAKMLLASEQHPSQLKDNVCSPGGATIHALHVLESGGFRSLLINAVEASCIRTRELQSMADQEVSSAAIKKTVLDKVKLDSPVESSLSPSGCTKLFPRSLAPAGKKD